A stretch of Bradyrhizobium sp. AZCC 2262 DNA encodes these proteins:
- a CDS encoding NADP-dependent malic enzyme, producing the protein MSSYSEDLHSAALAYHRLPRPGKLEIQATKPLANQRDLALAYSPGVAAACTEIANNPAEAASLTSRANLVAVVSNGTAVLGLGNIGPLASKPVMEGKAVLFKKFAGIDVFDIEIAADTIERVVETVAALEPTFGGINLEDIKGPECFEIEAQLKARMKIPVFHDDQHGTAIIVGAAIVNALLLNGKKLADVKIVCSGAGAAAIACLNLLVSMGAQRKNIWVCDIDGVVHEGRNTLMDRWKAVYAQKTNARVLADVIGGADIFLGLSAPNVLKPEMVQSMADQPLVMALANPNPEIMPDEARKARPDAMICTGRSDFPNQVNNVLCFPFIFRGALDVGATGINEEMKHAAVDAIAQLARDPPSDAVAQGFDSGETQGFGPGSLIPSPFDPRLILRIAPAVAKAAMESGVATRPIKNFDEYCALLQRFAFRSGLVMKPVFAKAKTQPVRVIYAEGEDERVLRATQVVLEEKLARPILVGRPSVVEARLKRFGLSIKAGKDFDLVNPEDDPRYRSYVQTYIDAAGRRGVTPEAARTVVRTNNTVIAALAVVRGEADAMICGVEGRYMSHLRHVREIIGFLPGVSDFAALSMMITSKGSYFIADTQVRPNPSAEELAEVASLAANHVQRFAMKPRVAFVSHSDFGSYDTDSSRKMRRATALLKEKHPEIEADGEMQGDTALSAAARKLVLPHSNLEGDANILIMPNLDTANVAYQMIKTLADALPVGPILIGPARPAHVLTPGVTARGVLNMTAVAAVEAQERAGRQQPTLFG; encoded by the coding sequence ATGTCGTCCTATTCTGAAGATCTCCACTCCGCGGCGTTGGCGTATCACCGGCTGCCGCGCCCCGGCAAACTCGAGATCCAGGCGACCAAGCCGCTCGCCAACCAGCGCGACCTCGCGCTGGCCTATTCGCCCGGGGTCGCTGCGGCCTGCACCGAAATCGCCAACAACCCGGCCGAAGCGGCGTCACTGACCTCCCGGGCCAATTTGGTCGCCGTGGTTTCTAACGGTACCGCGGTGTTGGGGCTGGGCAATATCGGCCCCCTGGCCTCGAAGCCCGTCATGGAGGGCAAGGCGGTCCTGTTCAAGAAATTCGCCGGGATCGACGTCTTCGACATCGAAATCGCTGCCGACACCATCGAGCGCGTGGTCGAGACGGTGGCAGCGCTGGAACCGACCTTCGGCGGCATCAATCTCGAGGACATCAAGGGGCCGGAGTGTTTTGAGATCGAGGCGCAGCTCAAGGCGCGCATGAAGATCCCGGTGTTCCATGACGACCAGCATGGCACCGCCATCATCGTCGGAGCCGCTATCGTTAATGCGCTGCTGCTGAACGGCAAGAAACTGGCTGATGTGAAGATCGTCTGTTCCGGCGCCGGTGCCGCGGCGATCGCGTGCCTGAATCTCCTGGTTTCAATGGGTGCGCAACGCAAGAACATCTGGGTCTGTGACATCGACGGCGTGGTGCATGAGGGCCGCAACACGCTGATGGATCGCTGGAAGGCGGTCTATGCGCAGAAGACGAACGCGCGCGTGCTGGCGGACGTGATTGGCGGCGCCGATATCTTCCTGGGGCTTTCCGCGCCCAACGTGCTCAAGCCCGAGATGGTCCAGTCGATGGCGGACCAGCCGCTGGTGATGGCGCTGGCCAATCCGAACCCGGAAATCATGCCGGACGAGGCGCGCAAGGCGCGCCCCGACGCGATGATCTGCACCGGGCGGTCCGACTTCCCGAACCAGGTCAACAACGTCCTGTGCTTCCCGTTCATCTTCCGCGGCGCGCTCGACGTCGGCGCCACCGGGATCAACGAGGAAATGAAACATGCGGCCGTCGATGCGATCGCGCAGCTCGCGCGCGATCCGCCGTCAGATGCGGTGGCGCAGGGTTTTGACAGCGGCGAGACGCAAGGGTTCGGCCCGGGCTCGCTGATCCCGAGCCCGTTCGATCCGCGGCTGATCCTGCGCATCGCGCCGGCGGTGGCGAAGGCTGCGATGGAATCCGGCGTGGCGACGCGCCCGATCAAGAACTTTGACGAATATTGCGCACTGCTGCAGCGCTTCGCCTTCCGCTCCGGCCTCGTCATGAAGCCGGTATTCGCCAAGGCCAAGACGCAGCCGGTCCGCGTGATCTATGCCGAGGGCGAGGACGAGCGGGTGCTGCGCGCGACGCAGGTCGTGCTTGAAGAGAAACTGGCGCGGCCGATTCTGGTCGGGCGCCCCTCCGTCGTAGAAGCAAGGCTCAAGCGGTTCGGCCTCTCGATCAAGGCGGGCAAGGATTTCGATCTGGTCAATCCCGAGGACGATCCGCGCTACCGTTCCTATGTGCAGACCTATATCGACGCGGCTGGAAGGCGCGGCGTCACGCCCGAAGCCGCCCGTACCGTGGTCCGCACCAACAACACCGTGATCGCCGCGCTTGCGGTGGTCCGCGGCGAGGCCGACGCCATGATCTGCGGCGTCGAAGGCCGCTACATGAGCCATCTGCGCCATGTCCGGGAGATCATCGGCTTCCTGCCTGGCGTCAGCGATTTCGCGGCGCTGTCGATGATGATCACCAGCAAGGGTTCCTATTTCATCGCCGATACCCAGGTGCGCCCGAACCCAAGCGCCGAGGAACTCGCGGAAGTGGCGTCGCTGGCGGCAAACCATGTGCAGCGGTTCGCCATGAAGCCGCGCGTCGCCTTCGTGTCACATTCCGACTTCGGCAGTTACGACACCGACTCCTCGCGCAAGATGCGCCGCGCCACCGCGCTGCTGAAGGAAAAGCATCCGGAGATCGAGGCCGACGGCGAAATGCAGGGCGATACCGCGCTTTCGGCCGCGGCGCGCAAGCTGGTGCTGCCGCATTCCAATCTGGAAGGCGATGCCAACATCCTGATCATGCCGAACCTCGACACCGCCAACGTCGCCTACCAGATGATCAAGACGCTGGCGGATGCGCTGCCGGTCGGGCCGATCCTGATCGGGCCGGCGCGTCCGGCGCATGTTCTCACCCCGGGGGTGACGGCGCGCGGCGTGCTCAACATGACGGCGGTTGCCGCCGTCGAGGCCCAGGAGCGCGCCGGCCGCCAGCAGCCGACGTTGTTTGGATAG
- the aspS gene encoding aspartate--tRNA ligase, translated as MHRYRSHTCGALRDSDIGQTARLSGWCHRIRDHGGVLFIDLRDHYGITQCVADPDSPAFKDVEKFRSEWVVRIDGKVRKRPEGTDNPELPTGMVEVYVSEIEVLGPAAELPLPVFGEQEYPEDIRLKYRFLDLRREKLHQNIMTRGAIVDSMRKRMKEQGFFEFQTPILTASSPEGARDFLVPSRIHPGKFYALPQAPQQYKQLLMMSGFDRYFQIAPCFRDEDPRADRLPGEFYQLDIEMSFVTQEDVFAAMEPVVTGVFEDFAKGKPVTKGWPRIPFAEALKKYGSDKPDLRNPIVMQDVSEHFRGSGFKVFARMLEDPKNQVWAIPGVGGGSRAFCDRMNSWAQGEGQPGLGYIMWREGGEGAGPLANNIGAERTAAIRTQLGTKEGDAAFFVAGDPEKFWKFSGLARTKVAEELNLIDKDRFELAWIVDFPMYEYNEETKQVDFSHNPFSMPQGGLNALQTQDPLTIKAFQYDITCNGYEIASGGIRNHKPEAMVKAFEIAGYGETDVVERFGGMYRAFQYGAPPHGGMAAGVDRIVMLLCGTTNLREISLFPMNQQAVDLLMGAPSEVTTKQLRELHIRLNLPDKA; from the coding sequence ATGCATCGCTACCGGTCACATACATGCGGCGCGCTTCGCGACAGCGACATCGGCCAAACCGCCCGTCTTTCCGGCTGGTGCCATCGTATCCGCGACCACGGCGGCGTGCTGTTCATCGATCTGCGCGACCATTACGGCATCACGCAATGCGTGGCCGACCCGGATTCGCCCGCGTTCAAGGACGTGGAAAAGTTCCGCTCGGAATGGGTGGTGCGGATCGACGGCAAGGTGCGCAAGCGCCCCGAGGGTACCGACAACCCGGAACTGCCGACCGGCATGGTCGAGGTTTATGTCAGCGAGATCGAGGTGCTCGGACCTGCGGCCGAGCTGCCGCTGCCGGTGTTCGGCGAGCAGGAATATCCTGAAGACATCAGGCTCAAGTACCGTTTCCTCGACCTGCGTCGCGAGAAACTGCACCAGAACATCATGACCCGCGGCGCGATCGTCGATTCGATGCGCAAGCGGATGAAGGAGCAGGGCTTCTTCGAGTTCCAGACCCCGATCCTGACGGCGTCCTCGCCGGAGGGCGCACGGGACTTTCTGGTGCCGTCACGCATTCATCCCGGAAAATTCTACGCGCTGCCGCAGGCGCCGCAGCAGTACAAGCAACTGCTGATGATGTCGGGCTTCGATCGCTACTTCCAGATCGCGCCGTGTTTCCGCGACGAGGACCCGCGCGCCGACCGCCTGCCAGGCGAGTTTTACCAGCTCGACATCGAGATGAGCTTTGTCACGCAAGAGGATGTTTTTGCGGCGATGGAGCCTGTCGTTACCGGCGTGTTCGAGGATTTCGCAAAGGGCAAGCCGGTGACAAAAGGCTGGCCGCGGATTCCGTTCGCTGAAGCGCTCAAGAAATACGGCAGCGACAAGCCCGACCTGCGCAACCCGATCGTGATGCAGGACGTCTCCGAGCACTTCCGCGGCTCCGGCTTCAAGGTGTTCGCGCGGATGCTGGAAGATCCGAAGAACCAGGTCTGGGCGATCCCCGGCGTGGGCGGCGGCTCGCGCGCGTTCTGCGACCGCATGAACTCGTGGGCGCAAGGCGAAGGCCAGCCCGGCCTCGGCTACATCATGTGGCGCGAGGGCGGCGAGGGCGCTGGCCCCTTGGCCAACAACATCGGCGCGGAGCGGACGGCTGCGATCCGCACGCAGCTCGGCACGAAGGAGGGCGACGCCGCTTTCTTCGTCGCAGGCGATCCGGAAAAGTTCTGGAAGTTTTCAGGCCTCGCTCGCACCAAGGTGGCTGAGGAATTGAACCTGATCGACAAGGATCGGTTCGAACTCGCCTGGATCGTCGATTTCCCGATGTACGAGTACAACGAGGAAACCAAGCAGGTCGACTTCTCGCACAACCCGTTCTCGATGCCCCAGGGCGGCCTCAACGCGCTGCAGACGCAGGACCCGCTGACAATCAAGGCGTTCCAGTACGACATCACCTGCAACGGCTATGAGATCGCCTCCGGTGGCATTCGTAACCACAAGCCGGAAGCGATGGTGAAGGCGTTCGAGATCGCGGGCTATGGCGAGACGGATGTCGTCGAGCGCTTCGGCGGCATGTACCGCGCGTTCCAGTATGGCGCGCCGCCGCATGGCGGCATGGCGGCCGGCGTCGACCGCATCGTGATGCTGCTCTGCGGCACCACGAACCTGCGCGAAATCTCGCTGTTCCCGATGAACCAGCAGGCCGTGGACCTGCTGATGGGGGCGCCGTCGGAGGTCACTACAAAACAGCTCCGCGAGCTCCACATCCGGCTCAATTTGCCGGACAAGGCATAG
- a CDS encoding polysaccharide deacetylase family protein has translation MRIAAGLIFASAVSLLASSAAWSQALPAKGAAAAPQAAPAPAPAPPPAPVSTRPPCNNPNALGIGRTVEIDTTGGPGFGFEHFKELDFLRDKEVVLTFDDGPWPVNTPSVLKTLAEECTTGIFFPIGKHATYYPEILKQVLAAGHTVGSHTWSHAALVNKKLNEDQRKEEIEKGFSAVKWALGGKAPAPFFRFPALQHPPEMVTYLGTRNIAIFSCDLDSFDFKASKSDKVIETVMRKVEKLGKGIILMHDFQKHTAEALPELLKKLKAGGYKVVAMRAKAPVQTLAQYDEEIVKDLKLPTVSSRPVSSVVQTISE, from the coding sequence ATGCGTATTGCGGCAGGGTTGATCTTTGCAAGCGCGGTTTCGCTGTTGGCATCAAGCGCGGCGTGGTCGCAAGCGCTACCCGCCAAAGGCGCGGCGGCCGCTCCACAGGCTGCTCCGGCGCCAGCCCCCGCCCCGCCGCCAGCGCCTGTCTCGACCCGTCCGCCCTGCAACAATCCAAACGCACTCGGCATCGGCCGCACCGTCGAGATCGACACAACAGGCGGCCCCGGTTTCGGCTTCGAGCACTTCAAGGAGCTCGACTTCCTGCGCGACAAGGAGGTGGTGCTGACCTTTGACGACGGCCCGTGGCCGGTAAATACGCCTTCGGTCTTGAAGACGCTCGCGGAAGAATGCACCACCGGCATCTTCTTTCCGATCGGCAAGCACGCCACCTATTATCCGGAAATCCTCAAGCAGGTGCTGGCGGCCGGCCACACCGTCGGATCGCATACCTGGTCGCATGCTGCCCTCGTCAACAAGAAGCTGAATGAGGACCAGCGCAAGGAAGAAATCGAAAAGGGATTCAGCGCGGTCAAGTGGGCGCTCGGCGGCAAGGCGCCGGCACCGTTCTTCCGCTTCCCGGCGCTGCAGCATCCGCCTGAGATGGTGACGTACCTCGGCACCCGTAACATCGCGATCTTTTCCTGCGATCTCGACTCTTTCGATTTCAAGGCCAGCAAATCGGACAAGGTCATCGAAACGGTGATGCGCAAGGTCGAGAAGCTGGGTAAGGGCATCATCCTGATGCACGACTTCCAGAAGCACACCGCGGAAGCCCTGCCCGAGCTTCTGAAGAAGCTGAAGGCCGGCGGCTACAAGGTGGTTGCGATGCGCGCCAAGGCGCCGGTGCAGACGCTGGCGCAATATGACGAGGAAATCGTCAAGGACCTGAAGCTGCCGACCGTGAGCTCGCGCCCGGTTTCCAGCGTCGTGCAGACGATCTCGGAATAA
- a CDS encoding glutathione peroxidase has translation MLDRRTLISAALAAIAAVTSNRQSLAQAGMSRITAYAFSFPGLAGGDIRLSEFTGRPMLIVNTASLCGFTPQYGGLQELWTEFHDRGLMIIGVPSNDFGGQEPGGAAEITATAQNHHVAFPIAAKAVVKGANAHPFYKWAAEARPRDVPRWNFHKYLIGRDGYIADVFPESVEPLDTRVKTAIARALAQSVSERSG, from the coding sequence ATGTTGGACCGCAGGACCCTGATATCAGCGGCGCTGGCCGCGATCGCAGCCGTCACCTCGAACAGGCAATCGCTGGCGCAGGCCGGCATGAGCCGAATCACGGCTTACGCATTTTCATTTCCGGGCTTGGCCGGCGGCGATATCCGGCTTTCCGAATTTACCGGCCGGCCGATGCTGATCGTCAACACAGCTTCGCTCTGTGGCTTCACGCCGCAATATGGAGGCTTGCAGGAATTGTGGACCGAGTTTCACGATCGCGGCCTGATGATCATCGGCGTTCCCTCCAACGATTTCGGCGGCCAGGAGCCGGGCGGCGCGGCCGAAATCACCGCGACCGCGCAGAACCACCACGTCGCTTTTCCGATCGCCGCGAAAGCCGTCGTCAAGGGAGCGAACGCGCATCCGTTCTACAAATGGGCGGCGGAAGCGCGCCCGAGGGATGTTCCACGGTGGAACTTCCACAAATACCTGATCGGCCGCGACGGCTATATCGCCGACGTCTTCCCGGAATCCGTCGAACCCCTGGATACACGGGTGAAAACCGCCATCGCGCGGGCACTGGCCCAAAGCGTTTCCGAGCGTAGTGGGTAG
- a CDS encoding dihydrofolate reductase: MLADARNVMPDELKFEGDKAFFTAALDRADLILHGHNSYEDQPNSPRRKRIILTRKIDAIAPDPSNPRATLWNPADASFEAACNHAGVDSGTAAVIGGPGVFGMFMGRYDAFWLSVAPHVRLPGGEPCFPGVPARTPQQILAAHGLRAGEPQMLDAANEVSVTPWRRGA, from the coding sequence ATGCTGGCCGACGCGCGCAATGTGATGCCGGACGAATTGAAGTTCGAGGGCGACAAGGCGTTTTTCACCGCCGCCCTCGACCGCGCCGATCTGATCCTGCACGGCCACAATTCCTACGAAGACCAGCCGAACTCGCCGCGGCGCAAGCGGATCATCCTGACGCGGAAGATCGACGCGATCGCGCCCGATCCGTCCAATCCGAGAGCCACGTTATGGAATCCCGCGGACGCTTCGTTTGAGGCCGCCTGCAATCATGCAGGCGTTGATTCCGGCACGGCTGCCGTGATCGGCGGCCCCGGCGTGTTCGGCATGTTCATGGGCCGCTATGACGCGTTCTGGCTCTCGGTGGCGCCGCACGTCCGCCTTCCCGGCGGCGAGCCCTGCTTCCCCGGCGTCCCCGCCCGCACGCCGCAGCAAATCCTCGCTGCGCACGGCTTGCGCGCCGGCGAACCGCAGATGCTTGATGCAGCGAACGAGGTCAGCGTCACGCCGTGGCGGCGCGGCGCCTAG
- a CDS encoding DoxX family protein yields the protein MPALVTFGRVLFAVLFMYTGATKLFAIQPTADFIATKVTIPALLAPYTSQLETMTGMPMPQLLAVGVGGFEILAGLMIAVNFAARFFAILLIFFVIATTFYFHDFWNQAAPENAKTLIDALKNLSIIGALFMIAGYGRGPRPNEPAYGDV from the coding sequence ATGCCAGCGTTAGTTACCTTCGGGCGAGTCCTGTTCGCCGTCCTCTTCATGTACACGGGGGCGACCAAGCTCTTCGCTATACAGCCGACGGCGGACTTCATCGCAACCAAGGTCACGATTCCGGCGCTGCTTGCGCCCTATACCTCGCAGCTGGAAACCATGACGGGCATGCCGATGCCGCAATTGCTGGCGGTCGGCGTAGGCGGCTTCGAGATCCTGGCGGGCCTGATGATCGCGGTCAATTTCGCCGCGCGCTTCTTTGCGATCCTGCTGATCTTCTTCGTCATCGCGACGACCTTCTATTTCCACGATTTCTGGAACCAGGCGGCGCCCGAAAATGCCAAGACGTTGATCGACGCCTTGAAGAACCTGTCGATCATCGGCGCGCTGTTCATGATTGCAGGTTACGGCCGCGGGCCGCGGCCAAATGAACCGGCCTATGGAGACGTCTAG